CGGAGACGGGCGGGTTGATCATACGGCTATTGTGACCTATATAGGCCAGGGTGTACCTTACGTAAATGCACATACAAACGATAGCAGGAGAAGATTGTGGACATATAGTGATTCAGCCGCTTATTCTCCATCGATCAGGTATTATTTTTTTCACCTTTCATGATAAAATAGAAAATGGCTCAGCCGAAATTCATGATGAGGTGAAGACATTGGGATTACACGTTGTATTATTCCAGCCGGAGATTCCTGCTAATACAGGGAACATTGCACGAACTTGTGCAGCGACTGGTACATCATTACATTTAATTAAGCCACTTGGCTTTTCAACAGACGATAAAATGCTAAAGCGCGCAGGTCTTGATTATTGGCAGCACGTTGATATTCATTACCATGAGTCACTTGAAGACTTTTATCAGGCAAGTGAAGGCGGCGAATATTTCTATCTGACGAAGTATGGAACAAAGCCACATTCAACGTTTGATTACAGCGATATGGAGAAAGATTTTTATTTTATTTTCGGACGTGAAACGTCAGGCCTGCCTGATGACGTGATCGAAAACAATAAAGATCGTGCTCTGCGTATTCCGATGAATGAACACGTACGTTCATTGAATCTCTCGAATACAGCAGCCATTCTTGTATACGAAGCGTTAAGGCAGCAGAACTATCCATCGCTTGGCTAACAACCTGCTAAAGTGCATTTATTGAATGGATATGACACACATAAAAGAGGTTTAAAAAAACATCTCTGAGTATAAAAGTCGTATACAGTGAAGCGCAGCGTAACGGTTATAAAGAAAGGATGAGAGTGAGATCTCATCCTTTTTTCAGTGCTTAATATTTGAACGCCTCACCAAGAAAACGCTACACTTAAACACAGTTAGACTCAGAAAGGTGGAAAAAGTGTGAATCAGACAATTGAAACGATGTTAAATCACCGGTCAGTCAGAAAATTTAAAGAAGAGAACTTATCACCTGAACAGATTCAAATGATTGTTGAAGCTGCACAGATGGCTTCTACATCAAGCTTTATACAGGCTTATTCAATTATTGGAGTAACAGATCCTGAGAAAAAGAAAAAGCTTGCTAAGCTTGCAGGCGGTCAGGACTATGTATCAGAAAGCGGCCATTTCTTTGTTTTCTGTGCGGACCTGTACCGGCATTCTTTGATTGGGAAATGGGAAAATGCGGATGTAGATGATTCGATAATGTCTATGGAAAAGTTTATGGTTTCTGTGATTGATGCATCCCTTGCTGCGCAAAATGCAGCGGTTGCGGCAGAATCTATGGGACTTGGTATTTGTTATATTGGAGGGCTGCGTAATAATCTTCCGGAAGTATCCGAGCTGCTAGAAACACCTGAGCATGTAATTCCGTTGTTCGGTCTGACAGTTGGCGTACCTGATCAGAAGACAGCTGTAAAACCAAGAATGCCGTTTCAGTCTATTTATCATGAAAACAGCTACAGACATCAGAAAGATACAGTAAAGCAGGAAATGAATGAATATAACGAAGCGATCTCAGCTTATTACCACGAGCGGACTGCAGGGAAAAGAAGTGACAAATGGACAGAGCAGATGGCTAAGATGCTTCAGAGGAAAAGCAGAATGTATATGAAAGAGTTTGTAGAAGGCAAAAACTTTGCGAAGAAATAACTAAAAAAAGCTGCATCGGCAGCTTTTTTTAGTTATTTTTTGTTTTGCCCGGCTTATCGTTATAACCAGCAGAAAAGATTGCTGCAAGGAATGCTACACAAATACCTAGAATCAGTACTGTACCCATCTCAAATACCTCCCGGATAAAAAAATGTAAATCAATTTCATATACAGTTAAGTATACATCAATCCCCCTGAGAAAGAAATGACTGACATGTGAATTAGCAGATTTCATTTAGCGATGCTCATGAATACAGGGTGAACTGCATACCGTTTTATATGAAGGAGAAGAGGGGGAGAATCAGGATGGATATGTTAAAACGGGTGGCAGATTATCAGCTTGAAGAGTCGATGCTTAAGTGGGAAGGGACCTTCTCTGATTAGAGGGAGTCTGCAGGTGAAGGAATGAAAGGAATTGACCCGCGCTACGTGTTGAACCGGATCTCTTCCACAATTATTAAAAAAGAACTGAATTCAATCAATACATTAGATGTGCTCAGGTCTTTAAAAGAAGGCTTCGATCAGCATGCATCGATTTCAAAGGAAAGCCGTGAGCATTATTTAACGTGTATTTCACTCGCACGGAAAGAATTTGATGATCTGGCTAAAAAAGAAGTGCAGAAGGCATTTGTCTACTCTTATGAGGAATCGGCTAAGACACTGATGGATAACTATCTTGATAATGTTGAGTCTTATTGTCATAAATCTAAATTAAAAGATCCTTTAACCGGTGAAGAGGATGCGTCCTGATGAACTTCAGCTTAAAAAAAATGAATGAAGTCATTGCTAGACTAATCGATGAATATGGCTATAACTCTGTCAGCGCGAATGATCTGCTGCGTTATGTCGGATCGCTGTTGAACAGATAACGTTTTTCAGCTGTTCTTGCCGGGTATATTCACTGTAGAGGTGAATCGAAATGACAAAGAAACATGAATACGATAAAAATGACGTTCCCGATAACAGCTCCATGGCAAGTGATCTGGAGGAAATGGATCAGCTCGGACGTCAGATGGAGAAAATGCGTACAAATGAACAATTGAGAAAGCACCGGGAGCCCGGTACTGAGCAGTATGAAGAAGAGGAGTAGGTTGCCTCTTCTTTTTTTGTGTTCAAGGGTGGTGGGGGTGCGGATGGAGGGTGAAGAGAGAGACGTGCAGGGCGTCGTTTGTGGAGCGGATTTCTATTACCTTTTGGTATTTATCTTACACCTTTAATGTTTATTCGATCAGCAACTGTAATGATTCAACGTCCGTTCCATTTCTGCTTGATCATTAAATGACCTTTTGACTTTTATCTATCAGCTTTCGGATTATATCTATCATCTTTTTGATTATTCTAACTCAGCCCTACGCTTTTCTATAGTGCCAAACACCATACATTTCTTATGCCTGTCGGAGCTGACAAAGCGCCCTCCGCTTTTCTACTGTGTCCAGCTCCAGGCGCTAGCTTCTCGGGACATAAGCCATGCAGCGGTAAACGGGGAAACCACCCGTTTTCCGCTCCGCGTCTTATGCTTGTCGGAGCTGACCAAGCGCCTTCCGCTTTTCTACTGTGTCCAGCTCCAGCAGGCAGGTCCTCGAGTCATAAGCCACAATGAGAAAATGGGAAAGGTCGCCCATTTATCTCATTGCGTCTTATGCTTGTCGGACCTGGACGCCTGCTTCCGCTTTTCTACTGTGTTCAGCTCCAGCAGGCAAGTCCTCGAGTCATAAGCCACTCTGAAAAATGGGCAAGGTCACCCATTTCTCTCAGGTCGCCTTATGCTTGTCGGGTCTGAACAAGGCGCTTCCGCTTTTCTACTGTGTCCAGCTCCGACTCGCAACCCCTCGAGTCATAAGCCACTCTGAAAAAATGGGCAAGGTCACCCATTTCTCTCAGAGCGTCTTATGCTTGTCGGGGCTACCCGCTCGTCTCCGCTTTTCGTTATTTGACTGAATTTTCAAACAATGATACAATTAATAAAAATTCGGAGGGGATTTTATATGCCAGGCAGAGAGTATTTTAAGGAGCTTGAGCCGGTAAATGGGAGTATGGCGAGCACGATGGAGGAGCTTGTGATGCTTGGAAAGCAGATGGAGAAAATCCGGTCAGGCGGGGAATTGAAGTCGAGTAAGAAGCTTTCGGATCCAATTCAATATGAAGAAAAGTCTTAAAAATAACCAGTCATAAAAAACTGGTTATTTTTTTTGAAACTTTTTAAGCATACATACGTATAAGAGGTATGAATTGAAACAGCCATTATGCCATATATGATAAGTAAATGAAGAAAGGACTGGATGTTAAATGAGAATTTCCACGACGATGAAATGGATCACCGGTGGTCTTGAAGCATTTTTTGCGATTCCGGTTTTAGGCGGAATCATCATTCTCGGTACTTCATGGGCACCACTTGGCATTATGCTTGCTCTGCATATCGTTACGCTCGTATTTGCTGCGCGTGATTACACTTCTAAGACAGGAAGTATTTTTGGTATTGTGACTTCAGTCGTTGGGGTCGTACCTTTCTTAGGTTTTGTCATGCACGTTGTAACAGCAGTCATCCTACTACTGGATGCATCACGTTCTACAGCTGAAGAAAAAAGCATTTAAAAGACCTGTATTGAGCAGGTCTTTTTCTTTTGGGCATTTTTTCTTGAAATCTGATGAAATAATCTGAGTGTTCTTACATACAATGAAGAAAAGGAAAAGGGTGGAGGCAGTTATGCATGGTTCTATCGCAATGATGGATACAAGTGGATCAATGGGCAAGTTTGAGAAATATATCGCAAGAAGCTTCTTTTTCTGGCTGGTCAAATTCTTAAAGCTGCATTACTCACACGTGGAAATCAGATTTGTATCGCATCACACTGAAGCAAAGGAAGTAGAAGAAGAGACCTTTTTTACAAAAGGTGAAAGTGGCGGGACAATCTGCTCCTCAGCCTACCGCAAAGCGATTGAGATCATTGAAAGTGATTATCCTGTTGAAAGATATTACATTTACGCATTTCATATTTCAGATGGTGATAACCTGACCTCAGATAATGAAAGATGCCTGTCGCTGATCAAACAGCTTGCAGAATACTGTAACACGCTCGGCTACGGAGAAGTCAGTCAGTACCACCGGCAGTCCTCACTCATGTCAATGTTTGCGAAATCTGAACAGGAAGATATCAAAACCTTTATCGTCAGAAGAAAAACCGAAGTGCTGGATGCATTGAAGTACTTTTTAAATAAAAAACATGGTGTATAATTGATCAGATATTTGGTTTATAAAAAAAGAAGGCTGCACTCTTGCTGAATTTGTGCAACCTTCTTTTTATTATGAAAATATTTAGGTTCGTTGGAGTGGAAGGCGGGGACTCCGGGACGATTAGCGGGATAGCTGAGACCCCGCAAGGCTTGCCTGAGAAGGCTCAGCGACCGCCGTCCGGAAAGCCTCCGCCTGAAACGGAAATGAACCGGTTGATAGATATTCCTTTTAGTGCGGTAAAAACACCAGCTGATAAGCAAATAAAACGGCAAACAGATACACAAGGAAATGAACCTCTCTCCATTTACCCTTTACGACCTTTAAAATCGGATAAGAAATAAATCCAAGTGCAATCCCCGTTGCGATACTTGATGTCAGCGGCATGCTTAAAATAATTAAGAATGCAGGGAATGCTTCATCAATCTCTCCCCATTTAATCTGAGAGATACTGCCCATCATCAGGCTTCCGACAATGATGAGTGCTGGTGCTGTAATGGCTGCAACACCTGATACTGCACTTACAAGCGGTCCGAAAAAGGCAGCAACGATAAACAACCCTGCTACAGTAACGGTTGTCAGTCCGGTACGTCCGCCCGCTGCGACACCTGACGATGATTCAATATAAGCTGAAGTCGGACTTGTTCCGACCATCGCACCTGCAGTAGCTGCGATCGAATCTGCAAGAAGGGCCTGTCTCGCACGCGGCATCGTTTTACCTTTCATCAGCCCGGCCTGCTGTGCAACGCCGATCATCGTGCCAGTCGTATCAAAGATTGTGACAAGCAGGAATGAAAATACGACCGCGAATAATCCGTACTGAATTACATCACCAAACGCTGCAACCGGATTAGAGATGATGATTCCTTCAGGCAAGCTTGGAAGTGCAACAACTCCGTCAAACTGAAGCTGTCCGGTAAAATAAGCAGCTGCACCGGTAAAGATCATACCGAGAAACAGTGCGCCGTTCACATTCAGCGCCATCAGAATCAGCGTCACAGCCAGTCCTGTGAAAGCTAAAATCACAGATGATGAATGAAGATCGCCAAGTGCGACAAGATTGTCCGGGTGAGCCACAATAATACCGGTCATTCTCATTCCGATAAAAGCGATAAACAATCCGATTCCGGCAGTAATCCCGTGCTTTAGATTGTCGGGAATCGCTTCGATCAGTTTTTTTCTAAATGAAGTCAGTGAAAGAATGGTAAACAAGACACCAGCAACAAATACAGCTGCAAAAGCAACTTCATATGTAATGTTAGTATTTGTACCGACAACTGAAAAGGCAAAGTACGCGTTTAGTCCCATACCGGGTGCGATCGCAATCGGATAATTTGCCATCAGCGCCATCCATAGCGTTCCGATGACGGTTGCAATAATTGTTGCCAGAAATACCTGGTCAAACGGTACGCCTGCACTCGATAAAATAATCGGGTTGACGACAACGATGTAGACCATCGTCATAAATGTTGTGAAACCTGCCAATAACTCCGTTTTGACAGTTGTATTATTTTCTTTTAAATGAAAGCGAAACATCAAATCAGTCCTTTATTAAAATACGAACATTTTTAAGCACAAGTTATATAATATTCGTTTATAACGCGTGATTCAACCCCTTTTAACAAATTTACATCATAAACTTTTCACGTTTGGATTTTGCTGATCATTTTACAGTCATCTGCTTCCAATCGCAGCGCCGATCCATTAAGATGAATGAAAAGACAGCAGGGGGTTATGAGATGTATCAGGAAATTCAGCATTTATCTGCTCCTGAGCAGGCCGAACTGGTTACAAGAAAACTGATTGAGATGAAAAGCTATACAGGATCTCAAGGAGAAGTACATAAAGTTGAACAAATCTATGAATGGATCCGCACGTTTCCATATTTTAAAGAAAATCCTGATCAGGTGTGGATTCAAAATATAAAAGATGATCCATTTCAACGGAAAAA
This region of Jeotgalibacillus malaysiensis genomic DNA includes:
- a CDS encoding RNA methyltransferase produces the protein MHIQTIAGEDCGHIVIQPLILHRSGIIFFTFHDKIENGSAEIHDEVKTLGLHVVLFQPEIPANTGNIARTCAATGTSLHLIKPLGFSTDDKMLKRAGLDYWQHVDIHYHESLEDFYQASEGGEYFYLTKYGTKPHSTFDYSDMEKDFYFIFGRETSGLPDDVIENNKDRALRIPMNEHVRSLNLSNTAAILVYEALRQQNYPSLG
- a CDS encoding membrane protein; this encodes MRISTTMKWITGGLEAFFAIPVLGGIIILGTSWAPLGIMLALHIVTLVFAARDYTSKTGSIFGIVTSVVGVVPFLGFVMHVVTAVILLLDASRSTAEEKSI
- a CDS encoding protein prkA gives rise to the protein MKGIDPRYVLNRISSTIIKKELNSINTLDVLRSLKEGFDQHASISKESREHYLTCISLARKEFDDLAKKEVQKAFVYSYEESAKTLMDNYLDNVESYCHKSKLKDPLTGEEDAS
- a CDS encoding guanine permease, which produces MFRFHLKENNTTVKTELLAGFTTFMTMVYIVVVNPIILSSAGVPFDQVFLATIIATVIGTLWMALMANYPIAIAPGMGLNAYFAFSVVGTNTNITYEVAFAAVFVAGVLFTILSLTSFRKKLIEAIPDNLKHGITAGIGLFIAFIGMRMTGIIVAHPDNLVALGDLHSSSVILAFTGLAVTLILMALNVNGALFLGMIFTGAAAYFTGQLQFDGVVALPSLPEGIIISNPVAAFGDVIQYGLFAVVFSFLLVTIFDTTGTMIGVAQQAGLMKGKTMPRARQALLADSIAATAGAMVGTSPTSAYIESSSGVAAGGRTGLTTVTVAGLFIVAAFFGPLVSAVSGVAAITAPALIIVGSLMMGSISQIKWGEIDEAFPAFLIILSMPLTSSIATGIALGFISYPILKVVKGKWREVHFLVYLFAVLFAYQLVFLPH
- a CDS encoding FMN reductase; translated protein: MNQTIETMLNHRSVRKFKEENLSPEQIQMIVEAAQMASTSSFIQAYSIIGVTDPEKKKKLAKLAGGQDYVSESGHFFVFCADLYRHSLIGKWENADVDDSIMSMEKFMVSVIDASLAAQNAAVAAESMGLGICYIGGLRNNLPEVSELLETPEHVIPLFGLTVGVPDQKTAVKPRMPFQSIYHENSYRHQKDTVKQEMNEYNEAISAYYHERTAGKRSDKWTEQMAKMLQRKSRMYMKEFVEGKNFAKK
- a CDS encoding stress response protein, with protein sequence MHGSIAMMDTSGSMGKFEKYIARSFFFWLVKFLKLHYSHVEIRFVSHHTEAKEVEEETFFTKGESGGTICSSAYRKAIEIIESDYPVERYYIYAFHISDGDNLTSDNERCLSLIKQLAEYCNTLGYGEVSQYHRQSSLMSMFAKSEQEDIKTFIVRRKTEVLDALKYFLNKKHGV
- a CDS encoding protein prkA, translating into MNFSLKKMNEVIARLIDEYGYNSVSANDLLRYVGSLLNR